The Paracoccus sediminicola genome has a segment encoding these proteins:
- the ruvX gene encoding Holliday junction resolvase RuvX encodes MIHEDIAYFAAALPPLGAIAGLDLGTKTIGVAVSDGMRQVSSPLTVIRRKKFTLDAQALLTIAEDRALSGLVLGLPRNMDGSEGPRCQSTRAFARNLTGLTDLPITYWDERLSTVAAERALLEADTSRRRRAEVIDQVAAGYILQGALDRLRFLS; translated from the coding sequence ATGATCCACGAAGACATCGCCTATTTCGCCGCCGCCCTGCCGCCGTTGGGCGCAATTGCCGGGCTGGATCTGGGCACCAAGACCATCGGCGTCGCGGTCAGCGACGGGATGCGGCAGGTCTCGTCTCCGCTGACCGTGATCCGGCGCAAGAAATTCACCCTCGACGCGCAGGCTCTGCTGACCATCGCCGAAGACCGCGCGCTGAGCGGCCTGGTCCTGGGTCTTCCCCGCAACATGGATGGCAGCGAGGGTCCGCGCTGCCAGTCCACCCGCGCCTTCGCCCGAAACCTGACCGGGTTGACCGATCTGCCGATCACCTATTGGGACGAGCGCCTCTCGACCGTCGCCGCAGAGCGCGCCCTGCTGGAGGCCGATACCTCGCGCCGCCGCCGCGCCGAGGTGATCGACCAGGTCGCGGCGGGATACATCCTTCAGGGCGCGCTCGACCGGCTGCGCTTCCTCAGCTAG
- a CDS encoding YtoQ family protein, which produces MLNVYLSGEIHTDWRERIIDGARDLDVRFNSPVTDHDASDDCGVAIMGAEDKKFWHDRKGAQLNAIRTRKGIEDADIVVVRFGDQYKQWNAAFDAGYAAALGKSLVVLHGPDHAHALKEVDAAALAVAEEPEQVVSILRYVLSGELPG; this is translated from the coding sequence ATGCTGAATGTCTATCTCTCCGGCGAAATCCACACCGACTGGCGCGAGCGGATCATCGACGGCGCCAGAGATCTGGATGTGCGCTTCAACAGCCCGGTCACCGATCACGATGCAAGCGACGATTGCGGCGTGGCGATCATGGGCGCGGAGGACAAGAAATTCTGGCATGACCGAAAGGGCGCGCAGCTGAACGCAATCCGAACCCGCAAAGGGATCGAGGATGCCGATATCGTGGTGGTGCGCTTCGGCGACCAGTACAAGCAATGGAATGCGGCATTCGATGCGGGCTATGCGGCGGCGCTGGGCAAGTCGCTTGTGGTGCTGCACGGGCCGGATCATGCGCATGCGCTGAAAGAGGTCGATGCGGCGGCGCTGGCCGTGGCGGAAGAGCCCGAGCAGGTGGTGTCCATCCTGCGCTATGTGCTGAGCGGCGAGCTGCCGGGCTGA
- a CDS encoding S49 family peptidase, protein MRVPFLNPAPRVSVVRLQGAIGIPARNGAAGLNDAAMAPVLEKAFTKGKPRAVALAINSPGGSPVQSSLIAARIRRLAEKHEIPVHAFVEDVAASGGYWLASAADQIWADECSVVGSIGVISGGFGLQDFIARHGIERRIHTAGRSKSQRDMFRPENPEDVERLQRLLDEMHRIFIAQVKSRRGQRLAESDELFSGEYWLGRRAKGLGLIDGMAHLAPKMRKLFGDEIKFQKFGARTPFLRRFGISGEGLANDALAAIEDRAAYARFGL, encoded by the coding sequence ATGAGAGTGCCGTTCCTGAACCCCGCCCCGCGCGTGAGCGTCGTCCGCCTGCAAGGCGCCATCGGTATCCCGGCCCGCAATGGCGCGGCGGGGCTGAACGATGCCGCGATGGCGCCGGTGCTGGAAAAGGCCTTTACCAAGGGCAAGCCCAGGGCGGTGGCGCTGGCAATCAACTCGCCCGGCGGCTCGCCCGTGCAATCGTCGCTGATCGCGGCGCGGATCCGGCGGCTGGCCGAAAAGCACGAGATCCCGGTTCATGCCTTTGTCGAGGATGTGGCGGCTTCGGGCGGCTATTGGCTGGCAAGCGCCGCGGATCAGATCTGGGCGGATGAGTGTTCGGTCGTCGGCTCGATCGGGGTCATCTCTGGCGGGTTCGGCTTGCAGGATTTCATCGCCCGCCACGGGATCGAGCGGCGCATCCACACCGCTGGGCGCTCGAAATCGCAGCGTGACATGTTCCGCCCCGAGAACCCCGAGGATGTCGAGCGTCTGCAACGGCTGTTGGACGAGATGCACCGGATCTTCATCGCTCAGGTCAAGTCGCGGCGCGGACAGCGTCTGGCCGAGAGCGATGAGCTGTTCAGCGGCGAATACTGGCTGGGAAGACGGGCGAAGGGTCTGGGGCTGATCGACGGCATGGCCCATCTTGCGCCCAAGATGCGCAAGCTGTTCGGCGACGAGATCAAGTTCCAGAAATTCGGCGCCCGCACCCCGTTTCTGCGCCGCTTCGGCATTTCGGGTGAGGGTCTCGCCAATGACGCCCTCGCCGCGATCGAGGATCGCGCCGCCTATGCGAGGTTCGGGCTGTGA
- the ccmI gene encoding c-type cytochrome biogenesis protein CcmI, which produces MFWLSAAALILIVAAAILWPFRRARQQAEQPAAAYDLRIYRDQLTEVERDLSRGIIEPAEAERLRAEIGRKVLEADRAVERAEIADGTGQSHALAGAGLLLLVIAGAVGLYLSLGAPSQPDMGLQSRIAAAQQRYDARPSQAEAEARAADSRADSAARAQQGADPQTLALIDQLRDAVKQRPDDPRGYEFLARNEARLGNSLAAKDAQRRLIELRGDTASSQDYAFLAGLMTEAAGGVITAEAEAELTRALERDPSNAQARYMAGLLQAQNGRPDRAFPIWSALLEETPAESPWNMTIRPMIADIAWLAGQPDYIPPEPGDAVLPGPDADQMAAAADMTPAERATFIRGMVERLESRLATQGGTPEEWARLISSLTRMGELDRAAAIHSEAQQVFAASPEALAMLDIAARESGLIE; this is translated from the coding sequence ATGTTCTGGCTGTCTGCTGCCGCCCTGATCCTGATCGTCGCCGCCGCCATTCTCTGGCCCTTCCGGCGCGCGCGGCAGCAGGCAGAGCAACCCGCCGCCGCCTATGATCTGCGCATCTATCGCGACCAGCTGACCGAGGTGGAGCGCGACCTGAGCCGCGGTATCATCGAACCCGCAGAGGCCGAAAGGCTGCGCGCCGAGATCGGGCGCAAGGTTCTGGAAGCCGACCGCGCGGTAGAGCGTGCAGAAATCGCCGACGGCACCGGGCAAAGCCATGCCCTGGCCGGTGCAGGGCTGTTGCTGCTTGTTATTGCCGGGGCGGTCGGGCTTTATCTATCGCTCGGCGCGCCGTCCCAGCCCGATATGGGGCTGCAATCCCGGATCGCCGCGGCACAGCAGCGCTATGACGCGCGCCCCTCGCAGGCCGAGGCCGAGGCCCGCGCCGCTGACAGCCGCGCCGACAGCGCTGCCCGCGCGCAGCAGGGTGCGGACCCGCAGACGCTCGCGCTGATCGACCAGCTTCGCGATGCAGTCAAGCAGCGTCCCGACGACCCGCGCGGCTATGAGTTTCTCGCCCGCAACGAGGCCCGGCTCGGCAATTCTCTGGCCGCGAAAGATGCGCAGCGCCGCCTGATCGAGTTGCGCGGAGACACGGCGTCGTCGCAGGATTACGCCTTTCTCGCCGGGCTCATGACCGAAGCCGCGGGCGGCGTCATCACCGCGGAGGCCGAGGCAGAGCTGACCCGGGCGCTAGAGCGCGACCCCTCGAACGCGCAGGCCCGCTATATGGCCGGGCTGCTTCAGGCGCAGAATGGCCGCCCCGACCGCGCCTTCCCGATCTGGAGCGCGCTTCTTGAAGAAACCCCTGCCGAATCGCCGTGGAACATGACTATCCGGCCGATGATCGCCGATATTGCCTGGCTGGCCGGCCAGCCCGACTATATCCCGCCCGAGCCGGGGGACGCGGTGCTGCCCGGCCCCGATGCCGATCAGATGGCCGCGGCCGCAGACATGACCCCGGCCGAGCGCGCGACTTTCATCCGGGGCATGGTCGAGCGGTTGGAATCGCGCCTAGCCACGCAGGGCGGCACGCCCGAGGAATGGGCGCGGCTGATCTCGTCGCTGACGCGGATGGGAGAGCTTGACCGGGCCGCCGCGATTCATTCCGAGGCGCAGCAGGTCTTCGCCGCCTCGCCCGAGGCTCTGGCAATGCTCGACATCGCGGCACGGGAATCGGGGCTGATCGAATGA
- a CDS encoding CTP synthase — MARYIFITGGVVSSLGKGLASAALGALLQARGFTVRLRKLDPYLNVDPGTMSPFEHGEVFVTDDGAETDLDLGHYERFTGVHARKTDSISSGRIYSNVLEKERRGEYLGKTIQVIPHVTNEIKDFIAIGDDEVDFMLCEIGGTVGDIEGLPFFEAIRQFIHERPRGECILMHLTLLPYLAASGELKTKPTQHSVKELQSIGLAPDVLVCRSEHPIPEKERAKIALFCNVRPDAVIPAYDLKSIYEAPLAYHSAGLDQAVLNAFAISPAPRPDLTRWEDVMDRLTNTDGKVKIAIVGKYTQLEDAYKSIAEALTHGGMANRVRVKADWIAAEDIEADGGQHLLDGYHGIIVPGGFGERGTEGMVTAAKYAREKNVPYLGICLGMQMAVIEAARNLAGIDDAGSEEFDHEAGKTRFTPIVYHLKEWVEGNYKVQRSVHDDKGGTMRLGAYTAVLKPDSRISQVYDGATEIEDRHRHRYEVDGSYIPQLEQAGLSFSGMSPDGKLPEAVEYPDHRWFIGVQAHPELKSKPFDPAPLFAGFIEAAKEGARLV, encoded by the coding sequence ATGGCGCGTTATATCTTCATCACCGGCGGCGTTGTGTCCTCGCTTGGCAAGGGGCTGGCCTCGGCGGCGCTCGGCGCGCTTTTGCAGGCCCGAGGCTTCACCGTCAGGCTGCGCAAGCTGGACCCCTATCTGAACGTCGATCCAGGCACCATGTCGCCCTTTGAACATGGCGAGGTGTTCGTTACAGATGACGGTGCAGAAACCGATCTGGATCTTGGCCATTACGAACGCTTCACCGGCGTCCATGCCCGCAAGACCGATTCGATCTCTTCGGGCCGGATCTATTCCAACGTTCTGGAAAAGGAGCGACGCGGCGAATATCTGGGCAAGACCATCCAGGTGATTCCCCACGTCACCAACGAGATCAAGGATTTCATCGCCATCGGCGACGATGAGGTCGATTTCATGCTGTGCGAGATCGGCGGCACGGTCGGCGACATCGAGGGGCTGCCCTTCTTCGAGGCGATCCGCCAGTTCATCCATGAACGTCCGCGCGGCGAATGCATCCTGATGCATCTGACCCTGCTGCCCTATCTGGCGGCCTCGGGCGAGCTGAAGACCAAGCCGACCCAGCACTCGGTCAAGGAATTGCAATCCATCGGCCTCGCCCCCGATGTGCTGGTCTGCCGCTCGGAACATCCGATCCCCGAGAAAGAGCGTGCGAAGATCGCGCTGTTCTGCAATGTCCGCCCCGATGCCGTGATCCCGGCCTATGACCTCAAGTCGATCTATGAGGCGCCGTTGGCCTATCATAGCGCCGGGCTGGACCAGGCGGTGCTGAACGCCTTCGCCATCAGCCCCGCACCGCGTCCCGACCTGACCCGCTGGGAAGATGTGATGGACCGGCTGACCAACACTGACGGCAAGGTCAAGATCGCCATTGTCGGCAAATATACCCAGCTTGAAGATGCCTATAAGTCGATTGCCGAGGCGCTGACTCATGGCGGCATGGCCAATCGCGTCCGCGTCAAGGCCGACTGGATCGCCGCCGAGGATATCGAGGCCGATGGCGGCCAGCATCTTCTGGACGGCTATCACGGCATCATCGTGCCGGGCGGCTTCGGCGAGCGCGGCACCGAGGGCATGGTCACCGCCGCGAAATATGCGCGCGAAAAGAACGTGCCTTATCTGGGCATCTGTCTCGGGATGCAGATGGCGGTGATCGAGGCCGCCCGCAATCTGGCGGGCATCGACGACGCCGGATCGGAGGAATTCGACCACGAGGCCGGCAAGACCCGCTTCACCCCGATCGTCTATCACCTCAAGGAATGGGTCGAGGGCAATTACAAGGTGCAGCGCTCGGTCCATGACGACAAGGGCGGCACGATGCGGCTTGGTGCCTATACGGCGGTGCTGAAACCCGACAGCCGCATCTCGCAGGTCTATGACGGCGCCACCGAGATCGAGGACCGGCATCGCCACCGCTACGAGGTGGACGGCTCCTATATCCCGCAGCTCGAACAGGCGGGGCTGTCCTTCTCGGGCATGTCCCCGGACGGCAAGCTGCCCGAGGCGGTGGAATATCCCGACCACCGCTGGTTCATCGGCGTGCAGGCCCATCCCGAGCT
- a CDS encoding acetyl-CoA carboxylase carboxyltransferase subunit alpha gives MTYLDFEKPLADIEGKAEELRAMGRDGDGVDVKKEAAALDKKAETLLKELYGNLDAWRKTQVARHPERPHCRDYVEALFTEYTPLAGDRAFGDDHAVMAGMARFNDRPCMVIGHEKGSDTKSRLLHNFGMARPEGYRKAIRLMDLAHRFGLPVITLVDTQGAYPGKGAEERGQSEAIARCTQKCLEIGVPLVSVIIGEGGSGGAVAFATANRIAMLEHSIYSVISPEGCASILWKDTEKMRDAAKALRLTAQDLKQLGVIDRIAAEPLGGAQRDPNAAIESVGREIAAMLKDLDGKSAKELIEDRRRKFLDMGRKGLG, from the coding sequence ATGACCTATCTGGATTTCGAGAAACCTCTGGCCGATATCGAGGGCAAGGCCGAAGAGCTGCGCGCGATGGGCCGCGACGGCGACGGCGTCGATGTCAAGAAAGAGGCGGCGGCGCTGGACAAGAAGGCCGAGACGCTGCTCAAGGAGCTCTACGGCAATCTCGACGCCTGGCGCAAAACCCAGGTCGCCCGCCACCCCGAGCGCCCGCATTGCCGCGACTATGTCGAGGCGCTGTTCACCGAATACACCCCGCTTGCAGGCGACCGCGCCTTTGGCGACGATCATGCGGTGATGGCCGGCATGGCGCGGTTCAACGACCGCCCCTGTATGGTGATCGGCCATGAAAAAGGCAGCGACACGAAATCCCGCCTCCTGCATAATTTCGGCATGGCCCGCCCCGAAGGCTATCGCAAGGCGATCCGGCTGATGGATCTCGCGCATCGCTTCGGCCTGCCGGTGATTACCCTCGTCGACACCCAGGGCGCCTATCCCGGCAAGGGCGCCGAAGAGCGTGGCCAGTCCGAAGCCATCGCCCGCTGCACCCAGAAATGCCTGGAGATCGGCGTGCCGCTGGTCTCGGTCATCATCGGCGAAGGCGGCTCGGGCGGGGCGGTGGCCTTTGCCACGGCGAACCGCATCGCCATGCTGGAACATTCGATCTATTCGGTGATCTCGCCCGAGGGCTGCGCGTCAATCCTGTGGAAGGACACCGAAAAGATGCGCGACGCGGCCAAGGCGCTGCGCCTGACCGCGCAGGATCTGAAACAGCTCGGCGTGATCGACCGCATCGCGGCTGAGCCTCTGGGCGGCGCGCAGCGCGACCCGAATGCCGCCATCGAATCGGTCGGGCGCGAGATCGCTGCCATGCTGAAGGATCTCGACGGCAAATCCGCCAAGGAGCTGATCGAGGATCGCCGCCGCAAATTCCTCGACATGGGCAGAAAAGGTCTCGGCTGA
- a CDS encoding calcium/sodium antiporter: protein MIVDILFLVAGLALLVFGGDYLVRGAVALALRLGIAPAIVGLTVLAFGTSAPELIVSLAAAIGGQPDIALGNVVGSNIANVLLILGATALIAPVLSHDEELKSGWFYAVGASLLMIALCFAGPLVWWHGALLLAALAAVLFAQIRRARAGQAPAPELEVGPAAPRQIAIWLIVGLIALPIGAQLLVSGASDIARSFGISEAVIGLTLVAIGTSLPELAASAASALRGRADMALGNVIGSNLFNICSILGITAFFGPLAVPGQMLRFDLWVMLATTLIIGPFLLRHIAIGRVAGAALLAAYAAYTVWLLI from the coding sequence GTGATCGTTGATATTCTGTTTCTGGTCGCCGGGCTGGCCCTTCTGGTCTTCGGCGGCGACTACCTCGTGCGCGGCGCGGTGGCGCTGGCGCTGCGGCTTGGGATCGCACCAGCGATTGTCGGTCTGACCGTGCTGGCCTTCGGCACCTCGGCGCCAGAGCTGATCGTGTCGCTGGCCGCGGCCATTGGCGGGCAGCCGGATATCGCTCTGGGCAATGTCGTCGGCTCGAATATCGCCAATGTGCTGCTGATCCTCGGTGCGACGGCGCTGATCGCGCCGGTGCTCAGCCATGACGAAGAGCTGAAAAGCGGCTGGTTCTACGCGGTGGGCGCATCGCTTCTGATGATCGCGCTGTGCTTTGCCGGGCCGCTGGTCTGGTGGCACGGCGCGCTGCTGCTGGCGGCGCTGGCGGCGGTGTTGTTCGCGCAGATCCGCCGTGCACGCGCCGGGCAGGCGCCCGCGCCAGAGCTGGAGGTCGGGCCCGCCGCGCCGCGCCAGATTGCCATCTGGCTGATCGTCGGGCTGATCGCATTGCCCATCGGCGCGCAGCTTCTGGTAAGCGGCGCCTCGGATATCGCCCGCAGCTTCGGCATCAGCGAGGCGGTGATCGGGCTGACCCTCGTCGCGATCGGCACCTCGCTGCCGGAACTGGCCGCCTCGGCCGCCTCGGCCCTGCGCGGGCGGGCGGACATGGCGCTGGGCAATGTCATCGGCTCGAACCTGTTCAATATCTGCTCGATTCTCGGCATCACCGCGTTTTTCGGACCGCTCGCCGTGCCCGGGCAGATGCTGCGCTTCGACCTGTGGGTCATGCTGGCCACGACGCTGATCATCGGACCGTTCCTGCTGCGCCATATCGCCATCGGGCGGGTTGCCGGCGCGGCGCTGCTGGCAGCCTATGCCGCCTATACCGTCTGGCTGTTGATATGA
- a CDS encoding SDR family oxidoreductase: MSVALVTGGARRLGREMVLALAGAGHDVAIHYNGSDAAARETAAAARQLGVEAEIFAADLLDLDAVEALIPHVAARMGRLGVLVNNASIFEHDTLATATRESWDRHIGSNLRAPFMLAQSFAAQAPEADRNGAEPLASGLIVNMVDQRVRKPTPEFITYALAKAGLWDLTVMLAQALAPAIRVNAIGPGPTLQAAQQSSESFAAERAATVLERGAEPSDISDALLYFLRARAVTGQLICVDGGQHLVWRTADVAGPE, translated from the coding sequence ATGAGCGTCGCGCTGGTCACCGGGGGCGCCCGCCGGCTGGGGCGCGAGATGGTGCTGGCGCTGGCCGGGGCCGGGCATGACGTGGCGATCCATTACAACGGCTCGGACGCGGCGGCGCGCGAGACCGCGGCGGCGGCGCGCCAGCTTGGCGTCGAGGCCGAGATCTTCGCGGCGGATCTGCTGGATCTGGACGCGGTCGAGGCGCTGATCCCGCATGTTGCAGCGCGAATGGGGCGGTTGGGTGTGCTGGTAAATAATGCCTCGATCTTCGAGCATGACACCCTGGCGACCGCCACCCGCGAGAGCTGGGACCGCCATATCGGGTCGAATCTGCGCGCACCCTTCATGCTGGCGCAGAGCTTTGCCGCGCAGGCCCCTGAAGCGGATCGCAACGGGGCCGAGCCGCTGGCTTCAGGGCTGATCGTCAACATGGTCGATCAGCGGGTGCGAAAACCGACGCCGGAATTCATCACCTATGCGTTGGCCAAGGCGGGTTTGTGGGACCTGACGGTGATGCTGGCGCAGGCGCTGGCGCCTGCCATCCGCGTCAATGCCATCGGCCCTGGTCCGACCCTTCAGGCTGCGCAGCAATCGTCGGAAAGCTTTGCCGCCGAGCGTGCCGCCACCGTGCTGGAGCGCGGTGCAGAACCGTCGGATATCTCGGATGCGCTGCTGTATTTTCTGCGCGCGCGCGCCGTCACCGGGCAGCTGATCTGCGTCGATGGCGGGCAGCATCTGGTCTGGCGCACGGCGGATGTGGCGGGGCCGGAATAG
- the uvrC gene encoding excinuclease ABC subunit UvrC has protein sequence MTDSRPRLTGQALIADYVKTLDASPGVYRMLGEKGEVLYVGKARSLKARVSNYARGQGHTGRISRMIRETHSMMFLTTRTETEALLLEQNLIKQLKPRYNVLLRDDKSFPNILVAKAHPFPQIKKHRGAKSEKGDYYGPFAGAGAVNRTLNQLQRVFLLRNCTDAVFESRTRPCLLYQIKRCSAPCVGKISEGDYNALVVDAEQFLKGRSTKIQSDLAAEMAAAAEAMEYERAAALRDRIKALTAVQSVQAINPRGIAEADLVALHMEGGQACVQVFFIRGNQSWGNRDFYPRLGGVESPDEVMQAFLLQFYDNKVPPRMVLLSHGVEDMDLMAEALSEKAGRKVVLGVPRRGEKAEMVENALRNARESLARRMSESAAQMKLLEGLAEAFDLPAVPRRIEVYDNSHIMGSNAVGGMVVAGPEGWIKSQYRKFNIKGTEITPGDDFGMMKEVLTRRFTRLLKEDPDRESEAWPDLLLIDGGAGQVSAVHEIMAEMGVEDIPMVGVAKGQDRDHGKEEFHRYGQRPFALRMNDPVLYFVQRLRDEAHRWAIGTHRAKRAKAVSATPLDEVPGVGASRKRALLAHFGSAKAVSRAAVADLTAVEGISEGLAQKIYDHFRG, from the coding sequence ATGACCGACAGTAGACCCCGCCTGACCGGACAGGCCCTGATCGCCGATTACGTCAAGACGCTGGACGCCTCGCCCGGTGTTTACCGGATGCTGGGCGAAAAAGGCGAGGTGCTTTATGTCGGCAAGGCGCGCAGCCTGAAGGCGCGGGTCTCGAATTACGCGCGCGGGCAGGGGCATACGGGTCGCATCTCGCGGATGATCCGCGAGACCCATTCGATGATGTTCCTGACCACCCGCACCGAAACCGAGGCGCTGCTGCTGGAGCAGAATCTCATCAAGCAGCTCAAGCCGCGCTACAACGTGCTGCTGCGCGACGACAAGAGCTTTCCGAACATCCTCGTTGCCAAGGCGCATCCCTTCCCGCAGATCAAGAAGCATCGTGGGGCGAAATCCGAGAAAGGGGATTATTACGGCCCATTTGCAGGGGCAGGGGCTGTGAACCGGACGCTGAACCAGTTGCAACGGGTGTTCCTGTTGCGGAACTGCACGGATGCGGTGTTCGAAAGCCGGACGCGGCCTTGCCTGCTGTATCAGATCAAGCGGTGCAGCGCGCCTTGCGTGGGCAAGATCTCCGAGGGGGATTACAACGCGCTGGTCGTGGATGCCGAGCAGTTTCTGAAAGGCCGCTCGACGAAGATCCAGTCCGATCTCGCAGCCGAAATGGCCGCTGCGGCCGAGGCGATGGAATATGAACGTGCCGCCGCGCTGCGCGACCGGATCAAGGCGCTGACCGCGGTGCAGTCGGTGCAGGCGATCAACCCTCGCGGCATTGCCGAGGCGGATCTGGTGGCGCTGCATATGGAGGGCGGGCAGGCCTGCGTCCAGGTCTTCTTCATCCGCGGCAACCAGAGCTGGGGGAACCGCGATTTCTACCCTCGGCTCGGCGGGGTGGAATCGCCTGACGAGGTGATGCAGGCCTTTCTGCTGCAATTCTACGACAACAAGGTGCCGCCGCGCATGGTGCTGCTGAGCCACGGCGTCGAGGATATGGATCTGATGGCCGAGGCTTTGTCGGAAAAGGCCGGACGCAAGGTGGTGCTGGGCGTGCCCCGGCGCGGGGAAAAGGCCGAGATGGTGGAGAACGCGCTGCGCAATGCCCGCGAATCGCTGGCCCGGCGCATGTCGGAAAGCGCGGCTCAGATGAAGCTGCTGGAAGGGCTCGCCGAGGCGTTCGACCTTCCTGCGGTGCCGCGCCGAATCGAGGTTTACGACAACTCGCATATCATGGGCAGCAACGCCGTGGGCGGCATGGTCGTCGCGGGGCCCGAGGGCTGGATCAAAAGCCAGTATCGCAAGTTCAACATCAAGGGCACCGAGATCACGCCCGGCGATGATTTCGGCATGATGAAAGAAGTGCTGACGCGCCGCTTCACCCGGCTGCTGAAAGAAGATCCCGACCGCGAAAGCGAGGCGTGGCCGGATCTGCTGCTGATCGATGGCGGTGCGGGACAGGTCAGCGCCGTGCATGAGATCATGGCCGAGATGGGGGTCGAGGATATTCCGATGGTCGGCGTCGCCAAGGGGCAGGACCGCGATCACGGCAAGGAGGAGTTCCACCGTTACGGGCAGCGCCCCTTCGCGCTGCGGATGAATGATCCGGTGCTGTATTTCGTGCAGCGCCTGCGCGACGAGGCGCATCGCTGGGCCATCGGCACGCATCGCGCCAAGCGGGCCAAGGCGGTCTCGGCCACCCCTCTGGACGAGGTGCCGGGAGTGGGCGCGTCACGCAAGCGGGCACTTCTGGCGCATTTCGGCTCGGCCAAGGCGGTGAGCCGGGCGGCCGTGGCCGATCTGACCGCTGTCGAGGGTATCAGCGAGGGGCTGGCGCAGAAGATCTATGACCATTTCCGCGGTTAG
- the secG gene encoding preprotein translocase subunit SecG, with the protein MENVVLTVHLILALLLIGVVLLQRSEGGGLGMGGGGGAGGGVMSGRQAANALSKMTWILAVGFLITSITLTVIAARNVSGASVLDQLEIGAGTEDSDGATPALPEYTPPPGVGQPVAPPAPESDAPAATEAEAPAPAAETDGSDAPVTPPAAN; encoded by the coding sequence TTGGAAAACGTCGTCCTGACCGTCCATCTGATCCTGGCGCTGCTGCTGATCGGTGTCGTGCTGCTGCAACGCTCCGAAGGCGGCGGTCTCGGCATGGGCGGCGGCGGAGGCGCGGGCGGCGGCGTCATGTCGGGCCGTCAGGCCGCGAATGCGCTGTCCAAGATGACCTGGATCCTGGCCGTGGGTTTTCTCATCACCTCGATCACCCTCACCGTGATCGCCGCGCGCAATGTCAGCGGCGCGTCGGTTCTGGACCAGCTTGAAATCGGCGCCGGCACCGAAGATTCCGACGGAGCGACCCCGGCCCTGCCCGAATACACGCCCCCGCCCGGCGTGGGCCAGCCTGTGGCGCCGCCTGCCCCCGAATCGGACGCACCCGCCGCCACCGAAGCCGAGGCTCCGGCTCCGGCCGCCGAAACCGATGGCAGCGACGCGCCCGTCACCCCGCCTGCGGCCAACTGA
- a CDS encoding AEC family transporter, whose protein sequence is MFETLSITGMIFILIGIGYASVRLGLFSDADMGLLGKFVVNLALPPLIFRAVSSRPLAEIADTGYLGAVLFGSLTVFGLGYLWSRRISGASPQASIFRAMGMSCSNSGFVGYPVLLMALPEIAETALALNMIVENIVMIPLTLALAELARSDGRKGLRLAAKIVWRLMRSPILIALALGIAVSLSGATLPALIARPVELLASSSAAVSLVVIGGTLAALPLSSLRAPVWPVVTGKLIAHPLAVAAGLAVMATIGLGTASAELASAAIILAAMPVMGIYPILAQRFGQGRMAALATFMMTVLSFFTISATLAIVLP, encoded by the coding sequence GTGTTTGAGACTCTCTCCATCACCGGGATGATCTTCATCCTGATCGGCATCGGCTATGCCTCCGTGCGGCTTGGCCTGTTCTCCGACGCGGATATGGGCCTGCTCGGGAAATTCGTCGTCAATCTGGCCTTGCCGCCTCTGATCTTCCGCGCCGTGTCCTCGCGCCCGCTGGCCGAGATCGCGGATACCGGTTATCTCGGCGCGGTGCTTTTCGGATCGCTGACCGTCTTTGGGCTCGGCTATCTCTGGTCCCGGCGCATATCGGGCGCTTCGCCGCAGGCGAGCATCTTCCGGGCAATGGGAATGAGCTGCTCCAATAGCGGTTTCGTCGGCTATCCGGTGCTGCTGATGGCCCTGCCGGAAATCGCCGAGACCGCGCTGGCGCTGAACATGATCGTCGAGAATATCGTCATGATCCCCCTGACCCTCGCGCTGGCCGAGCTGGCGCGCAGTGACGGGCGGAAGGGGCTGCGTCTGGCGGCGAAGATCGTCTGGCGGCTGATGCGCAGCCCGATCCTGATCGCGCTGGCGCTTGGCATCGCGGTGTCGCTCTCGGGGGCGACGCTGCCCGCGCTGATCGCCCGCCCGGTCGAGCTGCTGGCCTCGTCAAGCGCCGCTGTCTCACTGGTGGTGATCGGGGGCACGCTGGCTGCGCTGCCGCTGAGCAGCCTCAGGGCGCCTGTCTGGCCGGTGGTGACCGGCAAGCTGATCGCGCATCCGCTGGCGGTGGCGGCGGGGTTGGCGGTGATGGCCACGATCGGTCTCGGCACTGCCAGCGCCGAGCTGGCCTCGGCGGCGATCATCCTCGCCGCGATGCCGGTGATGGGGATCTATCCGATCCTCGCGCAGCGTTTCGGTCAGGGCCGGATGGCGGCGCTGGCGACGTTCATGATGACGGTGCTGTCCTTCTTCACGATCAGCGCGACGCTGGCCATCGTGCTGCCCTAG